From one Paramormyrops kingsleyae isolate MSU_618 chromosome 1, PKINGS_0.4, whole genome shotgun sequence genomic stretch:
- the faah gene encoding fatty-acid amide hydrolase 1, with amino-acid sequence MMSHMPTVTCESVGPPPERSEELVTGSPLPPRLRAPSSGVGARQDSTVQVIPVHLSRAAMLAAAACGIGAVLLLRGWMDSVRAAKKTRRARIRRDESFGLAEKAVKEFAEQNPGIDSNEVTALSLNELCKQLKDGELSPHAVLHAYIEKALQVSRRLNCSTEFLLESREQLREIETHQDGLLFGIPVSIKDNLNYKGHDSSCGVISKLDQPATADSVLVQVLKRQGAVPFVKTNVPQGLLNYDCSNPIYGQTLNPCNLQKTSGGSSGGEGALIAGGGSILGIGTDIGGSVRIPASFCGICGFKPTSGRLSLRGCASCVRGQKSVLSTAGCLAKDVDGLALCMKALLCEDMYFLDPTVPPVPFKEQVYSSTRPLRIGYYENDGMTLPSPGMSRALREVRELLEKAGHTIVPFTPPRLFYAMHELTIRGILADAGVSLLSNLKGSPIDPCLKDQTNSYKLPLIFRKICSFFLNPLYPRLANAIQGTCGVSSVTDLWKQHADVEDYTHEFIAEWRKLELDVVLCPMLGPAYNFGFCGKLTCASSYTALYNLVNFPAGAVPVSTVTQEDENELKHYKGNFGDIWDKTFKKAVTGGQGLPVAVQCVSLPWQDELCLRFMWEIEQLVKQHRNQ; translated from the exons atgatgtcacatatgcCGACGGTGACATGTGAATCAGTAGGGCCGCCTCCCGAAAGGTCAGAAGAGTTGGTGACTGGATCTCCATTACCGCCGCGTCTCCGTGCACCGAGTTCGGGTGTCGGTGCGAGACAGGACAGCACAGTGCAG GTGATTCCGGTACATCTGTCCCGAGCCGCAATGCTGGCTGCCGCGGCCTGCGGTATTGGGGCCGTGTTGCTTCTccgtggatggatggactcgGTGCGGGCGGCGAAAAAGACGCGCAGAGCCCGCATACGCAGGGACGAGTCGTTTGGGCTCGCCGAAAAAGCCGTGAAGGAGTTCGCAGAACAG AACCCGGGGATAGATAGTAATGAAGTTACGGCTCTGTCTCTCAATGAGCTCTGCAAACAACTGAAAGACGGAGAGTTGAGTCCCCACGCTGTTCTTCATGCCTACATTGAGAAG GCATTGCAGGTGAGCCGGAGGCTCAACTGCAGCACCGAGTTCCTCTTGGAGAGTCGCGAACAGCTGAGGGAGATAGAGACGCATCAGGATGGACTCCTGTTTGGCATCCCTGTTAGCATAAAGGATAATTTGAATTACAAG GGTCATGACTCCAGCTGCGGTGTCATCTCTAAGCTGGACCAGCCTGCCACTGCCGACTCGGTCCTGGTCCAGGTGCTGAAAAGACAGGGTGCCGTACCATTTGTCAAGACTAATGTTCCTCAGGGACTGCTCAA CTACGACTGCAGTAACCCAATATATGGACAGACACTGAACCCTTGCAATCTTCAGAAGACTTCAGGGGGGTCCtctggaggggagggggcgcTGATTGCTGGAGGAGGATCCATTCTGGGAATCGGGACAGATATTGGCGGCAGCGTTCGCATTCCAGCGTCTTTTTGCGGAATTTGCGGCTTCAAACCCACTTCTGGCCGATTGAG TTTGCGTGGTTGTGCTTCATGTGTCCGAGGACAAAAATCTG TCTTGTCGACAGCCGGCTGCTTGGCTAAGGATGTAGACGGCCTTGCCCTGTGCATGAAGGCACTTTTATGTGAAGACATGTATTTTCTGGACCCTACAGTCCCTCCAGTTCCATTTAAGGAGCAG GTGTACTCCAGCACCAGGCCGCTAAGAATTGGGTACTATGAGAACGATGGCATGacgctgccatctcctggcatGAGCCGAGCTCTGCGGGAGGTCAGAGAGCTACTGGAAAAAGCAGGGCACACG ATTGTCCCATTCACTCCGCCAAGGCTGTTCTACGCCATGCATGAGTTGACCATCAGGGGAATTCTGGCAGATGCAGGTGTCTCACTCCTTAGCAATTT GAAAGGAAGCCCAATTGACCCATGCCTTAAAGATCAGACCAACAGCTATAAACTTCCTCTGATCTTCAGGAAGATCTGTTCCTTTTTCCTGAACCCACTG TACCCTCGCCTAGCAAATGCAATTCAGGGAACTTGTGGAGTCAG ttcagTGACTGATCTTTGGAAGCAGCATGCTGATGTTGAG GACTACACCCATGAGTTCATTGCAGAGTGGAGAAAGCTGGAGTTGGACGTGGTTCTCTGCCCCATGCTTGGCCCAGCATACAACTTTGGATTTTGTGGGAAACTTACCT GTGCCTCCAGTTATACTGCCCTCTATAATCTTGTCAACTTTCCGGCTGGAGCTGTGCCTGTCTCCACGGTAACACAGGAGGACGAGAATGAGCTGAAGCATTATAAGGGTAATTTTGGTGATATCTGGGACAAGACCTTCAAAAAG GCTGTGACAGGTGGTCAAGGGCTGCCAGTGGCTGTGCAGTGCGTCTCTCTGCCCTGGCAGGATGAGCTGTGCCTACGCTTCATGTGGGAGATTGAGCAGCTAGTCAAACAGCACAGAAACCAGTAG